The following coding sequences are from one Bacteroidales bacterium window:
- a CDS encoding leucine-rich repeat domain-containing protein, with protein sequence MAEFEIINGAGIIPEATTIIKDCAFKGCESLKNIIIPEYVTYIGDWALSGCESLESITIPKSVTKIGDFVLKGCTGLTEIKVSEENPLYDSREGCNAIIETATNKLIAGCKSTTIPNSVTEIGEGAFSGCKSLKNIIIPKGVRSIEWNAFKDCISLTTITIPTSVTKIGWCSFSGCTSLTTITIPNSVREIGEYAFSGCHSLNTIYVTKGDSERVKRMLPKELHKFVTEKE encoded by the coding sequence ATGGCAGAATTTGAAATTATCAATGGCGCAGGTATTATTCCCGAAGCAACAACTATAATAAAAGATTGTGCTTTTAAGGGTTGTGAGTCACTTAAGAATATAATCATTCCAGAATACGTAACATATATTGGAGACTGGGCCCTTTCAGGTTGTGAGTCACTTGAGAGTATAACTATACCTAAGTCGGTAACAAAGATTGGAGATTTTGTCCTCAAAGGATGTACAGGCCTGACAGAGATTAAAGTTTCAGAGGAGAATCCTCTATATGACTCGCGAGAAGGATGTAATGCAATAATAGAAACGGCAACTAACAAACTAATTGCAGGATGTAAATCTACCACTATCCCTAACTCCGTAACAGAGATTGGTGAGGGAGCTTTCTCAGGATGCAAGTCACTAAAAAATATAATCATACCTAAGGGAGTAAGATCTATTGAGTGGAATGCATTCAAGGATTGTATAAGTTTAACCACAATAACTATACCCACCTCGGTAACTAAAATCGGGTGGTGTAGTTTCTCAGGTTGTACAAGTCTAACCACAATCACTATCCCCAACTCGGTAAGAGAGATTGGCGAATATGCCTTCTCAGGTTGCCACTCACTCAACACAATTTATGTAACAAAAGGAGATAGCGAAAGAGTTAAAAGAATGTTACCCAAAGAGTTGCATAAGTTTGTAACAGAGAAGGAATAG